The Deinococcus carri genome contains a region encoding:
- a CDS encoding Uma2 family endonuclease, with amino-acid sequence MTDAAPQAMSEAEYLRTERESPYKREYVGGFVYPLHGQAGASGEHGLISTRIVGHLFPDADRQGCRLYQSDMKLYIPPATSYFYPDVMLVCGHERPDRYYETAPCLLVEVLSGSTAHNDRRHKYAAYTAIPTLQTYLIVSQSERYVVEYQRTEGGGTESDWQMREHRGEGEVGVPCLGRSLTLEEMYRGVL; translated from the coding sequence ATGACGGACGCTGCGCCGCAGGCCATGAGCGAGGCCGAATACCTCCGCACGGAACGCGAGAGTCCCTACAAGCGGGAATACGTGGGGGGCTTCGTGTACCCGCTGCACGGCCAGGCAGGAGCGAGCGGGGAACATGGTCTGATCAGCACCCGTATCGTAGGACACCTGTTTCCTGACGCCGACCGCCAGGGCTGCCGCCTCTACCAGTCCGACATGAAGCTGTATATTCCCCCGGCGACCAGCTACTTCTACCCCGACGTGATGCTGGTGTGCGGTCACGAACGCCCGGACAGGTACTACGAGACGGCCCCCTGCCTGCTGGTTGAGGTGCTGTCCGGCAGCACGGCGCATAACGACCGCCGCCACAAATATGCGGCCTACACCGCAATTCCGACCCTTCAGACCTACCTGATCGTGTCGCAGAGCGAGCGGTACGTGGTGGAATACCAGCGCACCGAAGGCGGCGGTACAGAGAGCGACTGGCAGATGCGTGAGCATCGCGGCGAGGGTGAGGTGGGGGTGCCCTGCCTGGGCCGGTCCCTAACCCTGGAGGAGATGTACCGGGGGGTGTTGTAG
- a CDS encoding HAD family phosphatase yields MREGDFGAVLFDLDGVLVDSELLGNTIWVELLAEHGLTLDRTAFMARAVGGTHRALFDWLRAEHGWEQPEGFLPELDARLAQAFTATPAIEGAAETLRALTAAGIPFAVASNSLHARLLLKLASAGLAELVGHHAYHPADVGGRGKPLPDLYLHAAAALNVSPTRALVVEDSVTGVTAGVAAGATVWGLLAGGHVHPNGAQALRQVGAARVLHSHAELREALGLSVPT; encoded by the coding sequence GTGAGGGAAGGGGACTTCGGGGCTGTCCTGTTCGACCTGGACGGCGTGCTGGTGGACAGCGAATTGCTGGGGAATACCATCTGGGTGGAGTTGCTGGCTGAACACGGCCTGACACTGGACCGCACTGCCTTCATGGCCCGCGCTGTGGGTGGGACACACCGTGCCCTCTTCGACTGGCTGCGCGCCGAACATGGCTGGGAGCAGCCCGAGGGCTTTCTGCCCGAACTGGACGCCCGGCTAGCCCAGGCATTCACAGCCACGCCCGCCATCGAGGGTGCGGCGGAGACCCTGCGCGCGCTCACAGCAGCAGGCATCCCCTTTGCCGTCGCCAGCAACAGCCTGCACGCGCGCCTGTTGCTCAAGCTCGCGTCGGCGGGCCTGGCGGAACTGGTGGGCCACCATGCCTACCATCCGGCAGACGTAGGTGGGCGGGGCAAACCTCTGCCCGACCTGTACCTGCATGCGGCGGCGGCACTCAATGTCTCGCCAACCCGCGCTCTTGTAGTCGAGGACAGCGTGACCGGCGTGACGGCGGGGGTGGCGGCGGGTGCGACTGTATGGGGCCTGCTGGCGGGCGGCCACGTTCACCCGAATGGTGCACAGGCACTGCGTCAAGTGGGCGCGGCACGGGTCCTCCATTCGCACGCCGAACTGCGGGAGGCGCTGGGGCTGAGCGTTCCTACCTGA
- a CDS encoding histidine triad nucleotide-binding protein yields MTNPGSAHPTLFERIIARELPADVVYEDDHYIAIRDIAPKAPIHLLVIPKQVSARLDEIKDPQEMGELWLTAVKVARQHAQDYRLVVNCGQGGGQVVFHTHIHILAGWEQGPESDVQ; encoded by the coding sequence ATGACCAATCCTGGTTCCGCCCACCCGACGCTGTTCGAGCGCATCATCGCCCGTGAGCTGCCCGCCGACGTGGTGTACGAGGACGACCACTACATCGCCATCCGCGACATCGCCCCCAAGGCCCCCATTCACCTGCTGGTCATTCCCAAGCAGGTGTCGGCCCGCCTGGACGAGATCAAGGACCCGCAGGAGATGGGCGAGCTGTGGCTGACCGCCGTCAAGGTCGCGCGGCAGCACGCCCAGGATTACCGCCTGGTGGTGAACTGTGGGCAGGGCGGCGGCCAGGTGGTCTTTCACACCCATATCCACATCCTGGCTGGGTGGGAGCAGGGGCCGGAGAGTGACGTTCAGTGA
- a CDS encoding SDR family NAD(P)-dependent oxidoreductase, whose amino-acid sequence MRVPKRLMLALGLGVLAARKVLRAPYDLSGKSVLISGGSRGLGLALAREFTARGARVTLLARDAGELERAALDLRAGGATVHTVVGDVTIKADLVRALEETARVYGGLDVLVNNAGLIQVGPLENMTEEDFREIMEVNAFAPLRFTRAALPLLRARRGRVLMIASVGGKVAVPHLAPYSVSKFAVTGLGQALRAELSREGVGVTTVCPALMRTGSARHAEVKGKAEQEYALFATLDNFPLVSLDADKAARRIVNALVRGEAEAMIGGPALLLRYAQALAPQLTADLMALGNRALPGPTTTDRGVPGASVETALTRRNPIKRAAEAEWNEG is encoded by the coding sequence ATGCGAGTGCCGAAACGTCTGATGCTGGCCCTGGGTCTGGGTGTCCTGGCGGCCCGGAAGGTCCTGAGGGCACCCTATGACCTGAGCGGCAAGAGCGTGCTGATCTCGGGCGGGTCGCGTGGCCTGGGCCTGGCGCTGGCCCGCGAGTTCACGGCCCGCGGCGCGCGGGTGACGCTGCTGGCCCGTGACGCGGGCGAACTGGAGCGGGCCGCCCTTGACCTGCGGGCCGGTGGGGCCACCGTCCACACCGTGGTGGGCGACGTGACCATCAAAGCCGACCTCGTGCGGGCATTGGAGGAAACCGCGCGGGTGTACGGCGGCCTGGACGTGCTGGTCAACAACGCGGGGCTGATTCAGGTCGGGCCACTGGAGAACATGACCGAGGAGGACTTCCGTGAGATCATGGAGGTCAACGCCTTCGCGCCCCTGCGCTTTACGCGCGCCGCGCTGCCGCTGCTGCGTGCCCGCCGGGGCCGCGTGCTGATGATCGCCTCGGTGGGCGGCAAGGTGGCGGTGCCGCACCTCGCGCCCTATTCCGTCAGCAAGTTCGCTGTGACGGGGTTGGGCCAGGCGCTGCGGGCCGAACTCTCGCGCGAGGGGGTGGGCGTCACCACCGTCTGCCCCGCCCTAATGCGGACCGGCAGCGCCCGCCACGCCGAGGTGAAGGGCAAGGCCGAGCAGGAATACGCCCTGTTCGCCACCCTCGACAATTTCCCGCTCGTGTCCCTCGACGCCGACAAGGCCGCCCGCCGCATCGTGAACGCCCTGGTGCGTGGCGAGGCCGAGGCGATGATCGGGGGTCCCGCGCTGCTGCTGCGTTACGCCCAGGCCCTCGCGCCCCAGCTCACCGCCGACCTGATGGCGCTGGGTAACCGCGCCCTGCCCGGCCCCACCACGACCGACCGGGGTGTGCCGGGAGCCAGCGTCGAGACGGCCCTCACCCGCAGGAACCCTATCAAGCGGGCGGCAGAAGCGGAGTGGAACGAGGGCTGA
- the nadE gene encoding ammonia-dependent NAD(+) synthetase, whose product MSSLRDRIRQELQVQPDIDPTAEIKRRVNFLAAYLQSTPAHGFVLGISGGQDSTLAGRLCQLAAERVRSGGGDATFLAVRLPYGVQADEADAQMALTFIQPDRTATVNIRSAADASAAAAAEALGAPLRDFVRGNIKARERMVAQYALAGQEGLLVVGTDHAAEALTGFYTKYGDGGVDVTPLTGLTKRQGAALLQHLGAPESTWRKVPTADLEDDRPGLPDEAALGVTYGQIDAYLEGREVSEEAAAKLERMFLATRHKRALPVTPFDGWWQD is encoded by the coding sequence ATGTCCAGCCTCCGCGACCGCATCCGCCAGGAACTCCAGGTCCAGCCTGACATCGACCCCACCGCCGAAATCAAGCGCCGGGTGAACTTTCTGGCGGCGTACCTGCAAAGCACCCCGGCCCACGGCTTCGTGCTGGGGATCAGCGGGGGCCAGGACAGCACCCTGGCCGGGCGGCTCTGCCAACTTGCTGCCGAGCGGGTGCGGTCCGGGGGCGGCGACGCGACTTTTCTGGCCGTGCGTCTCCCCTACGGCGTGCAGGCCGACGAGGCCGACGCCCAGATGGCGCTGACCTTTATCCAGCCCGACCGCACCGCGACCGTGAATATCAGGTCGGCGGCGGACGCGAGCGCGGCGGCAGCAGCGGAGGCCCTGGGAGCACCGCTGCGCGATTTCGTGCGCGGCAATATCAAGGCCCGCGAGCGCATGGTCGCCCAGTACGCGCTGGCCGGTCAGGAAGGGCTGCTGGTAGTGGGCACCGACCACGCCGCCGAGGCCCTGACCGGCTTCTACACGAAGTACGGCGACGGCGGCGTGGACGTGACGCCCCTCACCGGGCTGACCAAACGGCAGGGCGCGGCGCTGCTCCAGCACCTCGGCGCGCCCGAATCCACCTGGCGCAAGGTACCCACCGCCGACCTGGAAGACGACCGCCCCGGCCTCCCCGACGAGGCGGCGCTGGGCGTGACCTACGGGCAGATCGACGCCTACCTGGAAGGCCGCGAGGTTTCCGAGGAGGCCGCCGCGAAGCTGGAACGGATGTTCCTCGCCACGCGGCACAAGCGGGCGTTACCCGTCACACCGTTTGACGGCTGGTGGCAAGACTGA
- a CDS encoding bifunctional (p)ppGpp synthetase/guanosine-3',5'-bis(diphosphate) 3'-pyrophosphohydrolase, whose product MEDLRPLIADRPAAERERVERAYVFARDAHAGVNRKSGEPYITHPVAVATILARLGMDTDSLMAGLLHDTVEDVDGVTFEVIEENFGPDVRRIVEGETKVSKLSKQGSQQAEVGDTGRDMQAENLRQMLIAMTGDLRIIVVKLADRLHNMRTLGSMKPEKQTRIARETMEIFAPLAHRLGIGQIKWELEDLSFQYLQPDAYRYLQTRLRTRQEERDALIQGAVRQLREALEDDLELPEWVSDIDIAGRSKHLWSIHNKMQKEGKALEQIFDLLAIRVILTPRPLTVPPGTDEKRRERAEETREKRICYHTVSIVHSMWTPLPGRFKDYIAVPKPNGYQSLHTTVISQSGQPIEVQIRSRRMHEVAEYGVAAHWMYKQGSQLAQKDRENWIAQLRELQNEINDASDYLDAVKTDILSQRVRVFTPKGLAISLPAGSTPIDFAYHIHTRIGETTVGARVNGSIVPLSHKLNNGDMVEIVTSKNSKPSQGWLNFAVTRSARSKIRHHFRQQEREEALQHGHDLLERYLRKRQLPVRQLMRTKLLEEATQKLVGTRNPDDLYLALHAGKTTPSAVGRLLSPSLAQEQANVPARRGAAAPQTPAPGGVYVEGFSTTTKLAHCCNPIRGDQIMGYLTRGRGVSIHRIDCPNMIRLLKDEPERCVAASWDSGTPGGTIVDLDVVAPDRAGLLADVLSILATEKHSPMKVEAGVGADSTAHIYLRVAVTGNSGLEALRSAILRVPGVTDVLRVGKNGGRGRVSA is encoded by the coding sequence ATGGAGGACCTCCGCCCCCTGATCGCGGACCGCCCGGCGGCGGAGCGGGAGCGGGTCGAGCGGGCCTACGTGTTCGCGCGGGATGCCCACGCGGGGGTCAACCGCAAGAGCGGCGAGCCGTATATCACGCACCCGGTGGCGGTGGCGACCATCCTGGCGCGGCTGGGGATGGACACCGACAGCCTGATGGCCGGGCTGCTGCACGACACGGTCGAGGATGTGGACGGCGTGACCTTCGAGGTGATCGAGGAGAACTTCGGGCCGGACGTGCGCCGCATCGTGGAGGGCGAGACCAAGGTCAGCAAGCTCTCCAAGCAGGGCAGCCAGCAGGCCGAGGTGGGCGACACCGGGCGCGACATGCAGGCCGAGAACCTGCGCCAGATGCTGATCGCCATGACGGGCGACCTGCGCATCATCGTGGTCAAGCTGGCCGACCGCCTGCACAACATGCGGACCCTCGGCAGCATGAAGCCCGAAAAGCAGACCCGCATCGCCCGCGAGACGATGGAAATCTTCGCGCCGCTCGCGCACCGGCTCGGCATCGGGCAGATCAAGTGGGAACTGGAGGACCTGAGTTTTCAGTACCTCCAGCCCGACGCCTACCGCTACCTCCAGACCCGCCTGCGCACCCGGCAGGAGGAACGCGACGCCCTGATTCAGGGGGCGGTGAGGCAACTGCGTGAGGCGCTCGAGGACGACCTCGAACTGCCCGAATGGGTCAGCGACATCGACATCGCGGGGCGGAGCAAGCACCTCTGGAGCATCCACAACAAGATGCAGAAGGAGGGCAAGGCGCTGGAGCAGATTTTCGACCTGCTCGCCATCCGGGTGATTCTGACGCCCCGGCCCCTCACCGTGCCCCCCGGCACCGACGAGAAACGCCGCGAGCGCGCCGAGGAGACGCGCGAGAAGCGCATCTGCTACCACACGGTGTCCATCGTGCATTCGATGTGGACGCCGCTGCCGGGCCGCTTCAAGGACTACATCGCGGTGCCCAAGCCCAACGGCTACCAGAGCCTGCACACCACGGTGATCAGCCAGAGCGGCCAGCCTATCGAGGTGCAGATTCGCTCGCGCCGGATGCACGAGGTGGCCGAGTATGGCGTGGCCGCCCACTGGATGTACAAGCAGGGGTCGCAGCTCGCGCAGAAGGACCGCGAGAACTGGATCGCGCAGCTCCGCGAACTCCAGAACGAGATCAACGACGCTTCCGACTATCTGGATGCCGTCAAGACCGACATCCTCTCGCAGCGGGTGCGGGTCTTTACCCCGAAGGGCCTCGCCATCAGCCTCCCGGCGGGCAGCACGCCCATCGATTTTGCCTACCACATCCACACCCGCATCGGGGAGACGACCGTGGGGGCGCGGGTGAACGGCTCCATCGTGCCGCTCAGCCACAAGCTGAACAACGGCGACATGGTCGAGATCGTGACCAGCAAGAACAGCAAACCCAGCCAGGGCTGGCTGAACTTTGCCGTGACCCGCAGCGCCCGGTCCAAGATTCGCCACCACTTCCGCCAGCAGGAACGCGAGGAGGCCTTGCAGCACGGCCACGACCTGCTGGAACGCTACCTGCGCAAGCGGCAGCTTCCGGTGCGGCAACTGATGCGGACCAAGCTGCTGGAGGAGGCGACGCAGAAACTGGTCGGCACCCGCAATCCCGACGACCTGTATCTGGCGCTGCACGCGGGCAAGACCACGCCCAGCGCGGTGGGCCGCCTGCTGTCTCCCAGCCTGGCGCAGGAGCAGGCCAACGTTCCGGCGCGGCGCGGGGCGGCGGCCCCCCAGACCCCCGCGCCCGGCGGCGTGTACGTCGAGGGCTTCAGCACCACCACCAAGCTGGCCCACTGCTGCAACCCCATCCGGGGCGACCAGATCATGGGCTACCTCACGCGGGGCCGGGGCGTCAGCATCCACCGCATCGACTGCCCCAACATGATCCGGCTCCTGAAGGACGAACCCGAACGCTGCGTCGCCGCCTCCTGGGACTCGGGCACGCCGGGCGGCACCATCGTGGACCTGGATGTGGTCGCCCCCGACCGCGCGGGCCTGCTGGCCGACGTGCTGAGCATCCTGGCGACCGAGAAGCACAGCCCCATGAAGGTCGAGGCGGGCGTGGGGGCCGACAGCACGGCCCACATCTACCTGCGCGTGGCCGTGACCGGCAACAGCGGGCTGGAGGCGCTGCGCTCCGCCATCCTGCGCGTGCCGGGCGTGACCGACGTGCTGCGCGTCGGCAAGAACGGCGGACGGGGACGGGTCAGCGCGTAG
- a CDS encoding DUF2259 domain-containing protein, protein MRTLRKTAAALLTLATVALCSTAHAGDRLEVLRVAFSPYGTRALVVTGGVQDGSGFSTASLTAVGTGNGQSLLKAGARSTTQPVSAVVSALLARERPRLIPLGLVPGRVAEPVYARTFPTLAPSWTEGTPAGRTSTTAVRLWSRPVPIRLTVRPLPSRCPYTEMLPTGERPAGFTLTVNGQTVHDDRVLPPERLCAARYALDRVYRKGNRVVFIVRAYTPGFEGPNAEVLVVAALLR, encoded by the coding sequence ATGCGCACTTTGCGGAAAACGGCGGCGGCCCTGCTGACCCTCGCCACTGTGGCCCTGTGCTCGACCGCCCACGCCGGGGACCGGCTGGAAGTGCTGCGGGTGGCCTTTTCGCCCTACGGCACCCGCGCATTGGTCGTGACGGGGGGCGTGCAGGACGGCAGCGGCTTCAGCACGGCGAGCCTCACGGCGGTGGGGACCGGGAACGGCCAGTCCCTGCTGAAGGCAGGTGCCCGCTCGACCACCCAGCCGGTTTCGGCGGTGGTGTCGGCCCTGCTGGCCCGCGAACGCCCCCGCCTCATTCCGCTGGGGCTGGTGCCGGGGCGCGTCGCGGAGCCGGTCTACGCCCGGACCTTCCCCACGCTGGCCCCGAGCTGGACCGAGGGCACGCCCGCCGGGCGCACCAGCACCACCGCCGTTCGCCTGTGGTCGCGCCCCGTGCCCATCCGCCTGACGGTGCGGCCCCTGCCCTCGCGCTGCCCCTACACCGAGATGCTGCCCACCGGTGAACGTCCCGCTGGCTTCACCCTGACCGTGAACGGGCAGACCGTCCACGACGACCGGGTGCTGCCCCCGGAGCGCCTCTGCGCGGCCCGCTACGCCCTCGACCGCGTGTACCGCAAGGGCAACCGCGTGGTGTTCATCGTCCGCGCCTACACCCCCGGCTTCGAGGGGCCGAACGCGGAGGTGCTGGTGGTGGCGGCGCTGTTGCGGTAG
- a CDS encoding VOC family protein, whose translation MTSSPARIPGTTPVQGLHHITVMASDPQRNIDFYSQTLGQRLVKVTVNFDDPGTYHLYYGDLTGQPGTIMTHFPWPGAKRGVRGNGEVVATAYSAPRGSEGYWRTRLGEQGYALHESERFGERVLTLEDPDGTWVDLVFEAGQPVQPWPAGPVPAEHALRGFHSVTAWVGDTGLVRDLLVGHLGFTEVGQEADAEGTRTRFRGSGDGVGLFVDVVERPGKPRGSFGAGSVHHVALRTRDDAEQAAYLTGLGAAGYQPTPVQDRQYFHSIYFREPNGVLFEIATDAPGFPDDEPVAELGRHLKLPAWYEAQRPAIEAHLPRIVSREYGVTIGTREPGTPPPAPETAPGSEGIQVYAAGRPLNEARVAMVLLHGRGGTAPDILSLADELNLSAFAYLAPQAEGNSWYPLSFLVPVQDNQPHLDRALATVDAVLTELEAQGIPARNVVLGGFSQGACLALEYASRAGQRPDGKRLGGVVALSGGLITLDQTGDLQGTPVFMGVAPDDAHIPLARFEESAAQLRARGAQVDARVYPGLGHSINRDELDAVREIMQGVAGRL comes from the coding sequence ATGACCTCCTCCCCTGCCCGCATTCCCGGCACCACGCCAGTTCAGGGGCTACACCACATCACGGTGATGGCCTCGGACCCGCAGCGCAACATCGACTTCTACTCTCAGACGCTGGGGCAGCGGCTGGTCAAGGTGACGGTGAACTTCGACGACCCCGGCACCTACCACCTGTACTACGGCGACCTGACCGGGCAGCCGGGCACCATCATGACCCACTTTCCCTGGCCGGGCGCGAAAAGGGGCGTGCGCGGCAACGGCGAGGTGGTGGCGACGGCCTATAGCGCCCCCCGCGGCAGCGAAGGCTACTGGCGCACGCGCCTGGGGGAACAGGGCTACGCCCTGCACGAGAGCGAGCGGTTCGGGGAGAGGGTGCTGACCCTGGAGGACCCCGACGGCACCTGGGTGGACCTGGTCTTCGAGGCCGGCCAGCCCGTGCAGCCCTGGCCCGCCGGCCCGGTGCCCGCCGAACACGCCCTGCGCGGCTTCCACTCGGTCACGGCCTGGGTGGGCGACACCGGCCTGGTGCGTGACCTGCTGGTGGGACACCTGGGCTTCACGGAGGTGGGCCAGGAGGCCGACGCGGAAGGCACCCGCACCCGCTTCCGGGGCAGCGGGGACGGCGTGGGCCTGTTCGTGGACGTGGTGGAGCGGCCCGGCAAGCCGCGCGGCTCGTTCGGGGCGGGCAGCGTCCACCACGTCGCGCTGCGCACGCGGGACGACGCGGAACAGGCCGCCTACCTCACGGGGCTGGGCGCGGCGGGCTACCAGCCCACGCCCGTGCAGGACCGGCAGTATTTCCACTCCATCTACTTCCGTGAGCCGAACGGCGTGCTGTTCGAGATTGCCACCGACGCCCCCGGCTTCCCCGACGACGAACCGGTGGCGGAACTGGGCCGGCACCTGAAGCTCCCCGCGTGGTACGAGGCCCAGCGCCCTGCCATTGAGGCGCACCTGCCGCGCATCGTGAGCCGCGAGTACGGCGTGACCATCGGCACGCGGGAGCCGGGCACCCCGCCACCTGCTCCTGAAACCGCTCCCGGCAGCGAGGGCATTCAGGTCTACGCGGCGGGCCGCCCGCTGAACGAGGCGCGGGTGGCGATGGTGCTGCTGCATGGGCGAGGGGGCACGGCCCCGGACATCCTCTCGCTCGCGGACGAGCTGAACCTGAGCGCCTTCGCGTACCTGGCTCCGCAGGCAGAGGGGAACAGTTGGTATCCCCTGTCCTTCCTCGTCCCCGTGCAGGACAACCAGCCGCACCTGGACCGCGCCCTCGCCACGGTGGACGCCGTGCTGACCGAGCTGGAAGCCCAGGGCATCCCGGCGCGGAACGTGGTGCTGGGCGGCTTCTCGCAGGGCGCGTGCCTCGCGCTGGAGTACGCCAGCCGCGCGGGCCAGCGTCCGGATGGGAAGCGGCTGGGCGGCGTGGTGGCCCTCAGCGGGGGCCTGATCACCCTGGACCAGACCGGGGACCTCCAGGGCACACCCGTCTTCATGGGCGTCGCCCCCGACGACGCCCACATTCCCCTCGCCCGCTTCGAGGAGAGTGCCGCCCAGCTTCGTGCGCGGGGTGCCCAGGTGGACGCCCGCGTCTACCCCGGCCTGGGCCACAGCATCAACCGCGACGAGCTGGACGCGGTGCGGGAGATCATGCAGGGGGTGGCGGGGAGGCTTTGA
- a CDS encoding MarR family transcriptional regulator — protein MPTRYAGSPEERAALDAYIKLWRAAHAVEVNANRHLADHGLTISQFGVLEAVYHLGPLNQRQLADKILRSSGNLTMVIDNLERDGLVRRERDPQDRRVMNIFLTPEGEALISRVLPDHVRGIRDVFAGLTPEELGHLASLTRKLGRGLAWAGEETAPRRRRRDP, from the coding sequence ATGCCCACCCGTTACGCAGGTTCACCGGAGGAACGCGCCGCGCTCGACGCCTACATCAAGCTGTGGCGCGCGGCGCACGCGGTCGAGGTGAACGCGAACCGGCACCTGGCCGACCACGGGCTGACGATCAGCCAGTTCGGCGTGCTGGAGGCGGTGTACCACCTGGGGCCGCTCAACCAGCGCCAGCTCGCGGACAAGATCCTGCGCTCCAGCGGCAACCTGACGATGGTGATCGACAACCTCGAACGCGACGGCCTGGTGCGCCGCGAGCGTGACCCGCAGGACCGCCGGGTAATGAACATCTTCCTGACCCCGGAAGGCGAGGCGCTGATCAGCCGCGTCCTGCCCGACCATGTGCGCGGTATCCGGGACGTGTTCGCGGGCCTGACGCCCGAGGAACTGGGCCACCTGGCCAGCCTGACCCGCAAGCTGGGCCGCGGGCTGGCCTGGGCAGGGGAAGAAACCGCGCCGAGGCGCAGGCGGCGCGACCCGTAG
- the gdhA gene encoding NADP-specific glutamate dehydrogenase, with protein MGLEEFLNGVAARDPHQPDFLQAVREVAESLWPFLEAHPEYREARLLSRMVEPERAILFRVPWVDDAGQVQVNRGFRVQMNSALGPYKGGLRFHPSVTLDVMKFLAFEQVFKNSLTTLPMGGGKGGSDFDPKGKSDGEVMRFCQSFMTELYRHIGEDFDVPAGDIGVGAREIGYLYGQYKRITRQGGFVLTGKAPAYGGSLIRPEATGYGTVYFAQEMLNRRGDDFAGKRVTVSGSGNMAQYAALKSMSLGAKVVSWSDSRGTVYDAEGLTEEKWHALMDLKNVRRGGLEEYAQQFRLEYLPGRTPWAIPCDIALPCATQNELNGEDARTLIQNGCLLVAEGANMPSTAEAVQLFTEQELLYAPGKASNAGGVAVSGLEMSQNAMRLSWSAQEVDQRLHGIMRSIHHVCVQHGTRPDGTVDYVRGANVGSFIKVADAMLAQGVV; from the coding sequence ATGGGCCTGGAAGAATTCCTGAACGGCGTGGCGGCGCGTGACCCGCACCAGCCTGATTTTTTGCAAGCGGTGCGCGAGGTAGCCGAGAGCCTGTGGCCCTTTCTGGAGGCGCATCCCGAGTACCGCGAGGCGCGGCTGCTCTCGCGGATGGTGGAACCCGAGCGGGCCATCCTCTTCCGGGTCCCCTGGGTGGATGATGCCGGGCAGGTGCAGGTGAACCGTGGGTTCCGGGTGCAGATGAACAGTGCGCTGGGGCCGTACAAGGGCGGCCTACGCTTCCACCCCAGCGTGACGCTGGACGTGATGAAGTTCCTGGCCTTCGAGCAGGTCTTCAAGAACAGCCTCACGACCCTGCCGATGGGCGGCGGCAAGGGGGGCAGCGACTTCGACCCCAAGGGCAAGAGCGACGGCGAGGTGATGCGCTTTTGCCAGTCCTTCATGACCGAGCTTTACCGCCACATCGGGGAGGATTTTGACGTGCCCGCCGGGGACATCGGCGTCGGCGCACGTGAGATCGGCTACCTGTACGGGCAGTACAAGCGCATCACCCGGCAGGGCGGCTTTGTCCTGACAGGCAAGGCCCCGGCCTATGGCGGCAGCCTGATTCGCCCGGAAGCCACCGGCTACGGCACGGTGTATTTCGCGCAGGAGATGCTGAACCGCCGGGGCGACGACTTCGCCGGAAAGCGCGTCACGGTGAGCGGGTCGGGGAACATGGCGCAGTACGCAGCCCTCAAGAGCATGAGCCTGGGCGCGAAGGTGGTCTCCTGGAGCGACTCACGGGGCACCGTGTACGACGCCGAAGGGCTGACGGAAGAGAAGTGGCACGCGCTGATGGACCTCAAGAATGTGCGCCGGGGTGGCCTGGAAGAGTACGCGCAGCAGTTCCGGCTGGAGTACCTGCCCGGCCGGACGCCCTGGGCCATTCCCTGTGACATCGCCCTGCCGTGCGCCACCCAGAACGAACTGAACGGCGAGGATGCCCGCACGCTGATTCAGAACGGCTGCCTGCTGGTGGCGGAAGGTGCGAATATGCCCTCCACGGCGGAGGCCGTGCAGCTTTTCACCGAGCAGGAGCTGCTCTACGCGCCGGGCAAGGCGTCCAACGCGGGCGGCGTGGCCGTGAGCGGCCTGGAGATGAGCCAGAACGCGATGCGGCTGTCGTGGAGCGCGCAGGAGGTGGATCAGCGCCTCCACGGCATCATGCGCAGCATCCACCATGTCTGCGTGCAGCACGGCACCCGGCCCGACGGCACGGTGGATTACGTGCGGGGCGCGAACGTCGGCAGCTTTATCAAGGTGGCGGACGCGATGCTGGCGCAGGGCGTGGTCTGA